A genome region from Bombilactobacillus bombi includes the following:
- the rpsT gene encoding 30S ribosomal protein S20 translates to MPQIKSAMKRVRQSEKINERKSAQRSAMRSAIKKFEKAAANNDPQTQDLYKQATRAIDMGKTKGLIKQNKAARDKSRLASKISK, encoded by the coding sequence ATGCCACAAATTAAATCTGCTATGAAGCGCGTACGTCAATCTGAAAAAATTAACGAACGTAAATCTGCACAAAGAAGTGCAATGCGATCCGCAATTAAAAAGTTTGAAAAAGCAGCTGCAAACAATGACCCACAAACTCAAGATTTATACAAACAAGCTACTCGCGCAATTGATATGGGTAAGACCAAGGGTTTAATCAAGCAAAATAAGGCTGCTCGTGATAAATCACGTTTAGCTTCTAAAATTAGCAAATAA
- the holA gene encoding DNA polymerase III subunit delta — translation MKVKELSNSFKKQIAPIYLVLGSESQLQDQARQIFLQLLPPEELEINFAEFDLEEENLEEVVGEANSMPFLGERRLIFVINPEFLQGGKNTTVVEQDLTLFSEYLKHPQPTTTLVIFAPYEKIDKRKKLTKLLQKNSELVDAGKLNSNELTTVLKQQIVTAGFQIEDEALTQLIQRSNSDYSLANSELIKLYTYAAKTHKITINAVKALVPQTLDNNVFDLLDALLHNNLAQAKLCYQQLLLLKNDPIALVALAISQIRLLLQVKILNKRGMSSGKLANYLQIHPYRIKLALQQESRYSLFKLKKALYDLIEMDYYMKTGQGNKEYLFELFMINFTQTYK, via the coding sequence ATGAAAGTTAAAGAGTTAAGTAATTCCTTCAAAAAACAAATTGCTCCCATTTATTTAGTGTTGGGATCAGAATCACAACTACAAGATCAAGCACGGCAAATTTTCTTACAATTATTACCCCCTGAGGAATTAGAAATAAATTTTGCTGAATTTGATTTAGAAGAAGAAAACCTTGAAGAGGTGGTGGGTGAAGCCAATTCAATGCCCTTTTTAGGTGAGCGTCGCTTAATTTTTGTAATTAATCCTGAATTTTTGCAAGGTGGCAAAAACACTACTGTTGTTGAACAGGATTTAACATTATTTTCAGAGTATTTAAAACATCCTCAGCCAACTACAACTTTAGTAATTTTTGCCCCTTATGAAAAAATTGATAAACGCAAAAAATTAACTAAATTATTACAAAAAAACTCAGAGTTAGTAGATGCTGGTAAGCTTAATTCTAATGAATTAACAACTGTTTTAAAACAACAAATAGTTACTGCTGGTTTTCAAATTGAAGATGAAGCTTTAACGCAGTTAATTCAAAGAAGTAATAGTGATTATTCATTAGCTAATTCCGAATTAATTAAGTTATATACTTATGCAGCTAAGACCCATAAAATTACTATTAACGCTGTCAAAGCATTAGTTCCACAAACTTTAGATAATAATGTTTTTGATTTACTAGATGCTTTATTACACAATAATTTAGCACAAGCCAAATTGTGCTATCAGCAATTATTATTGTTAAAAAATGATCCGATTGCCTTGGTGGCGTTGGCCATAAGTCAGATTCGCTTATTATTACAAGTAAAAATTTTAAATAAGCGGGGAATGTCATCTGGTAAGTTAGCTAATTATCTTCAAATACATCCTTATCGGATTAAGTTGGCTTTACAACAAGAATCGCGATATTCTTTATTTAAATTAAAAAAGGCCCTGTATGATTTAATTGAGATGGATTACTATATGAAAACAGGTCAGGGTAATAAAGAGTATTTGTTTGAACTATTTATGATTAATTTCACCCAAACTTACAAATGA
- a CDS encoding DNA internalization-related competence protein ComEC/Rec2, producing the protein MKKLNLKLQFDNRGWYIFPVLALELTIAIVTTKTIILWILLLLMLSYTVFRNQRYGLLLEIFFMIGLGVCLTQHPNLKAPHINQIIVNPDQLKLKNDWLSGVGQLADGQKVSFGSKIKANTRLPNSTLCLQGDFQWQTIAPATNKGEFDFQKYYQYQKIYYRGVATHIKIIKVSPNNNFLSRIHSFRFFCLQSLKKLPHWLNVNARSLLLGDFDSNETSLRQGLTNLGIIHIFSISGLHVYLLIDILIKITSILRIPRERVEIALLFILPIFAVIAGSGVGVWRASGLQIIQIIQKHLNWKISKHDCFAIVLLGQTVFTPYVLFSLAGQLSYLLSYGLIVIQAPKTWQRSILINFLSLPLIIFHSYSFSWLTFLANILLTPVFESLIIPITIFSLFIQKFKLLLEILERLFALIYTPVTALANANWTQITIGHLDIIVTVILLGLTLIWLSEFHSHWVKILIVVYCGCILYNHFPLSGQVTIIDIGQGDSILLTTPIFRKTCLIDTGGKLAFGHHKNTNNRVEQITIPYLKYQGITHLDYVFLSHQDADHIGDLHVLLQKFPVRRVCFADGMQNNRAVARQLRPFQQQVQFIKMHLGDTVAVAPELHLKVVWPNHLSKGINEDSLSLIAAIQNKRWLFTGDLNRANELKLFKSNYHIDYLKAGHHGSKTASDPQFLKKINPQLVLISAGRHNRYGHPHPETMANLKKLKIPALNTADHGMIIWNYSYWHQQTWKVFSKENIK; encoded by the coding sequence AATCGTGGCTGGTATATCTTCCCAGTTTTGGCTTTAGAATTAACAATTGCAATTGTAACTACTAAAACTATAATTTTATGGATATTATTATTATTAATGTTAAGTTATACAGTATTTAGGAATCAACGTTATGGATTATTACTGGAAATATTTTTTATGATTGGATTAGGTGTCTGTTTAACTCAACATCCAAATTTAAAAGCACCTCATATTAATCAAATAATCGTTAATCCGGATCAACTAAAGTTGAAAAATGATTGGTTGTCAGGAGTTGGTCAATTAGCTGATGGACAAAAAGTAAGTTTTGGCAGTAAAATTAAAGCCAATACACGTTTACCAAACTCAACATTATGTCTTCAGGGAGACTTTCAATGGCAAACTATTGCACCAGCGACTAATAAAGGTGAATTTGATTTTCAAAAATATTATCAGTATCAAAAAATTTATTATCGTGGCGTAGCTACACATATTAAAATTATAAAAGTATCTCCAAATAATAATTTCCTATCAAGAATTCATTCTTTTCGATTTTTTTGTTTGCAGTCTTTAAAAAAGCTACCTCATTGGCTGAATGTTAACGCTAGAAGTTTATTATTAGGTGATTTTGATTCTAATGAGACTTCTTTGCGGCAAGGTCTAACTAATCTAGGAATCATTCATATTTTTAGTATTTCTGGATTACATGTTTATTTATTGATTGACATTTTAATTAAGATAACTTCAATTCTTCGGATTCCGCGTGAACGTGTAGAAATTGCTTTATTATTTATATTGCCAATTTTTGCAGTAATAGCAGGGTCAGGAGTCGGGGTTTGGCGTGCTAGTGGATTACAAATTATTCAAATAATTCAAAAACATCTAAATTGGAAAATATCCAAGCATGATTGTTTTGCTATCGTATTATTAGGTCAAACAGTCTTTACGCCTTATGTATTGTTTTCATTAGCAGGACAGTTAAGTTATTTATTGTCATATGGACTAATTGTTATTCAAGCTCCTAAAACTTGGCAACGTTCGATTTTGATTAACTTTTTAAGTTTGCCGCTAATTATTTTTCATAGTTATAGTTTTAGTTGGTTAACTTTTTTGGCCAACATCCTTTTAACTCCAGTTTTTGAAAGTTTAATTATTCCCATAACTATTTTTAGTTTATTTATTCAAAAATTTAAGTTATTATTGGAGATACTAGAAAGACTATTTGCACTGATTTATACACCTGTGACAGCTTTAGCCAATGCTAATTGGACGCAAATTACAATAGGACATTTAGACATCATTGTGACTGTTATTTTATTAGGCCTTACTTTGATATGGTTATCTGAATTTCATAGCCATTGGGTAAAAATATTGATAGTAGTCTATTGTGGTTGTATTTTATATAATCATTTTCCTTTAAGCGGACAAGTAACAATTATTGATATTGGACAAGGAGACAGTATTTTGTTAACAACTCCTATCTTTCGCAAAACTTGTTTAATTGATACTGGAGGAAAATTAGCATTTGGTCACCATAAAAATACTAATAATCGCGTTGAACAAATAACTATTCCATATTTAAAATATCAAGGTATTACACATTTAGATTATGTTTTCTTATCACATCAAGATGCTGATCATATCGGAGATTTACATGTTTTATTACAAAAATTTCCAGTAAGACGCGTTTGTTTTGCAGATGGAATGCAAAATAACCGAGCTGTAGCAAGACAATTAAGACCATTCCAGCAGCAAGTACAGTTTATAAAAATGCATTTAGGTGATACAGTTGCAGTAGCACCAGAATTACATTTAAAAGTCGTTTGGCCTAATCACTTATCCAAGGGAATTAATGAAGATTCTTTAAGTTTAATAGCTGCAATTCAAAATAAACGCTGGTTGTTTACAGGTGATTTAAATCGTGCCAATGAGTTGAAATTATTTAAATCCAACTACCATATTGATTATTTAAAGGCAGGTCACCATGGTAGTAAAACTGCGAGTGATCCGCAATTTTTAAAAAAGATTAATCCTCAACTAGTGCTTATTTCAGCGGGGAGACATAATCGCTATGGTCATCCTCATCCTGAAACCATGGCTAATTTAAAAAAATTAAAAATTCCAGCTTTAAATACTGCGGACCACGGAATGATTATTTGGAATTATAGTTATTGGCACCAACAAACTTGGAAAGTATTTTCAAAGGAAAACATCAAATGA